GTCATGTATGATGCGATTCAGTCTGCTAAATCAAAAAAAGCGGATGTGCTTCTCTGTGACACAGCTGGCCGTCTTCAGAACAAAGTCAATTTAATGAATGAGCTCGAAAAAGTGAAACGGGTTCTTGCGAGGGAAATTCCTTCCGCTCCCCATGAGGTGCTGCTTGTGCTTGATGCTACAACCGGTCAAAATGCAATGAGTCAGGCGAAAGCCTTTGGACAGGCGACCGATGTATCCGGCATTGTCCTGACCAAGCTTGATGGCACTGCTAAAGGCGGGATCGTCCTTGCAATCAGAAACGAATTGGATATCCCGGTGAAACTTGTCGGACTTGGCGAAAAGATTGATGATTTGCACGAATTCCGGGCAGAACAGTATGTGCACGGCTTATTTGCAGATGTGCTGCAAGAAGCCGAACAGGCTCTTGATGACGGCAGGGACTGAGGTTGACACGTTCCGTACCCTCTTGTATCATTGGATTTTGTAAAGTATTTTACCTTAACAAGGCGGTGATGATATGATTGATAAAACCGTCAGGATGAATTACCTGTTCGATTTCTACCAGGAATTGTTAACGGGTAAACAGAATCAGTATATGGCGTTATACTACCTGGATGACTGGTCACTCGGTGAAATAGCCGACTATTTTTCAGTCAGCAGACAGGCAGTATATGACAATATCAGACGCACGGAAGCCATGCTCGAGCAATACGAGGAAAAGCTTCATCTCTTTGAACGTTTCGAGAAAAAGCAGTCTCTGCTTAAGGATTTACGGCAGATGATTGAAAACGATCGGAACCCCGCGGAGCTGATCCGGGTGATCGAAGCACTGGAGAAACTGGAATAGGGGGACGACAGGTATGGCATTTGAAGGATTATCCGAACGCCTGCAATCAAGCATTAAGAAGATGAAAGGCAAAGGGAAAGTCAGTGAAGAAGATGTAAAGGAAATGATGCGCGAGGTACGACTCGCACTTCTTGAAGCGGATGTTAACTTTAAAGTAGTAAAGAAATTTGTTGCGGATGTTAAAGAGCGGGCTGTGGGCCAGGACGTTATGGAGAGTCTGACTCCCGGTCAGCAGGTTATCAAAGTCGTAAACGAAGAACTCACCCGACTTATGGGTGGTGAACAAAGCAAGATCAACACTGCTTCGAAGCCGCCAACCGTTGTCATGATGGTTGGTCTTCAGGGTGCCGGTAAGACGACAACGACCGGCAAGCTAGCCAATTACCTGAGGAAAAACCATAACCGCAAACCGCTTCTGGTTGCGGCAGACATTTACAGACCTGCTGCAATCAAGCAGCTTGAGA
This genomic window from [Bacillus] selenitireducens MLS10 contains:
- a CDS encoding putative DNA-binding protein; its protein translation is MIDKTVRMNYLFDFYQELLTGKQNQYMALYYLDDWSLGEIADYFSVSRQAVYDNIRRTEAMLEQYEEKLHLFERFEKKQSLLKDLRQMIENDRNPAELIRVIEALEKLE